The following are encoded together in the Citrus sinensis cultivar Valencia sweet orange chromosome 1, DVS_A1.0, whole genome shotgun sequence genome:
- the LOC102608856 gene encoding uncharacterized protein LOC102608856 isoform X1: MTTAAAASPPLTDADIIRLAAQKNHQTDVVSLPEYLLSPQSHETLISFLHSRASSQSPSQAISEYTCSLLSLISLSHHTPSLSSLLSSLLSAYTHLFTSLKIPRDSNSVKTIRFFNTLLSDVPVNEIKIILDLILSDMKQVVNLDDAQMLDLLPKCFDLLRESEKGGDYVNLVFDRLLDCDWSKGLLLKLVSIVRELGFFDKRRCSEFLMKVFEGMKIVDLQDLPTLVYQLLVLASRGFNKREVIEGIVVFFGSKMGSKVTSIVRQVEGTVLLHVNFAVKQDPSLGQEVMGLVKLDLRAFNHFAVAVLLSVARIRKFSESAMGILKTALLTAYRDYKFSKDCMWLPNDSKDEFLQSVKVVEKAVLRAVNESNYGREHVVPSIVQFGFILLESVEEGSLKEHCQSNGLLGIEKLGIQILKTLFEVHDMARSEIVEQCKFRVLSLKPEQSMSVIRLIGNLVQNYPYPMLEHVSRLKELLDYFTFMHGKVATYLVTALLPLINFSRDLQDYTILVVRKAMFRREDAVRHAATNAIIDLIMAEKQSKTDGSLSLQDSSSQASCSQQEIPRSTHGGLFQELSALLQRCLYQQAKVKEVMYQGLVKLVLVDPSAGGPIFDFLLPHFLRFFREDSDVQLGVNLCIKVENGRAFIDEPLDCLLYCVSLILVLQSHGKSHPSDSARTCFGFSLSQDNEEGKNSSAESFSTALLKIQKFLRNAKFEDILGLAQEEVSTSLAEEKRKCCSLILLGIIEVVLNTIANELEKAADAAKGALEKELIEYIVLHDALEKDSGVSRQSNARKVNVRASAHGTPATIPDSCNSNITQERIPFLATSSIFKLLQTVLQLYHTECSNSTATSQKHSQSSSAETLKRCSKIISFVLETTFHQIKSSPVVGKEDPLKTLIYGDMKVLGPPLLKLIFLLKSRPKSTTDQKRKESKVRKDVEEHLCLALICLRDLITISLQNSQLTGLLEDLLSVSKLEYALDYESDESSRLDDLNVRSKELFIEKLLKPLVSELLLLSFFREVEILCDIIVMIGNELPCKWKNSHGTWAEGFCKSNSITNANVVKSVVKLAICLSSPPNDLFVAQSLAQELLKVTGSGSSDSLEVSELYPLINHSTSTTILSCILQLTEEVVSDMDWAIKKVKTFSLVTQKGIHVNHDEDHVSGLGFEENLYSRTEALVKVLSSFVLMSLKDPQAEHFLRLATRLYKHLAQMSKLRIAPKGCKQLLPSLEFQRLVELTCKQLTVPLYNFVAEMQRGQLENASSKGILNKIKRENKCIPDLIFQIEDYEKYLIQLSKVSKINLLRHAKRSTSRDFKILDTVGEGDASNNEANDNEAAEAGDNSSEDSKDDENASERVLSPMADDSLGAADSESDGQNEHENENAAFIVKRLKRSNQ, translated from the exons ATGACCACCGCTGCAGCAGCATCTCCGCCGCTGACGGACGCGGACATAATCCGCCTGGCGGCGCAAAAAAACCACCAAACCGATGTGGTTTCATTGCCTGAATACCTCCTCTCTCCACAATCCCACGAAACCCTGATTTCATTTCTCCACTCTCGCGCGTCTTCTCAGTCACCTTCTCAGGCAATCTCCGAATACACAtgttctcttctctctctaatctctctctctcatcacACTCCCTCCCTTTCCTCTCTCTTATCTTCACTTCTTTCAGCTTACACCCACCTCTTCACATCGCTCAAAATCCCACGCGACTCCAATTCTGTCAAAACAATTCGTTTCTTTAACACCCTCTTGAGTGACGTCCCAGTTAacgaaattaaaataattttagactTAATCTTATCGGATATGAAACAAGTTGTGAATTTGGATGATGCCCAGATGCTTGATTTATTGCCCAAGTGCTTTGATTTGCtgagagagagtgagaaaGGCGGGGATTATGTGAATTTAGTGTTCGATCGTCTTCTTGATTGCGATTGGTCAAAAGGTTTGTTGCTGAAATTGGTTTCGATTGTGAGGGAATTGGGGTTTTTTGATAAGAGGAGGTGTAGTGAGTTTTTGATGAAGGTGTTTGAGGGAATGAAGATTGTGGACTTGCAAGACTTGCCTACGCTTGTGTACCAGTTGTTAGTTTTGGCATCGAGAGGGTTTAATAAGAGGGAAGTTATTGAAGGGATTGTGGTGTTTTTTGGATCGAAAATGGGTTCGAAAGTTACTTCAATTGTTAGGCAAGTTGAAGGGACTGTGTTGCTTCATGTGAATTTCGCAGTGAAGCAGGATCCTTCATTGGGACAAGAGGTTATGGGGCTTGTGAAGTTGGATCTTCGAGCTTTTAATCATTTTGCAGTTGCTGTGTTGTTGTCGGTTGCAAGGATTAGGAAGTTCAGTGAGAGTGCTATGGGGATTTTGAAAACAGCTCTGCTTACAGCTTATCGAGATTACAAGTTTTCCAA AGATTGCATGTGGCTACCCAATGATTCCAAGGATGAATTTCTGCAGAGTGTCAAAGTAGTGGAGAAGGCTGTCTTAAGAGCt GTAAATGAGAGTAACTATGGAAGGGAGCATGTTGTGCCTAGCATTGTTCAGTTTGGTTTTATATTGCTAGAGTCAGTGGAAGAGGGAAGCCTTAAAGAGCACTGTCAATCAAATGGTCTGCTGGGCATTGAAAAGCTTGGTATTCAGATATTGAAAACTCTATTTGAGGTGCATGATATGGCTAGGAGTGAG ATTGTTGAGCAATGCAAATTTCGTGTCCTTTCTTTAAAGCCAGAACAGAGCATGTCAGTCATAAG ACTGATAGGCAATCTGgttcaaaattatccttaccCGATGTTGGAACATGTTTCTCGTCTGAAGGAATTGTTGGATTATTTCACTTTCATGCATGGCAAGGTTGCCACTTACCTTGTTACTGCACTTTTGCCTCTCATCAATTTCAGCCGTGATCTTCAG GATTATACCATTTTGGTTGTGCGGAAGGCCATGTTTAGACGAGAAGATGCAGTTCGACATGCAGCAACAAATGCCATTATTGATCTCATAATGGCAGAAAAACAATCCAAGACGGATGGCTCATTGTCTCTTCAAGATTCATCAAGCCAAGCCAGTTGCAGCCAGCAAGAGATACCTCGCAGCACTCACGGGGGTCTCTTTCAAGAGTTGAGTGCCTTGCTGCAGAGATGTCTTTATCAGCAG GCAAAAGTCAAGGAAGTGATGTATCAAGGGCTTGTGAAGCTTGTCTTGGTGGATCCATCAGCTGGTGGGCCCATCTTTGATTTTCTCTTGCCTCATTTCCTCCGTTTTTTCAGGGAG GATTCAGATGTTCAGCTTGGGGTCAATCTTTGtattaaagtagaaaatgGAAGAGCTTTTATTGATGAGCCTTTAGATTGTCTTCTGTATTGTGTCTCTTTGATTTTAGTCCTCCAGTCACATGGCAAAAGTCATCCCTCAGACTCTGCACGGACTTGTTTTGGTTTCTCCCTTTCGCAAGACAATGag GAGGGAAAAAATTCATCTGCTGAATCATTTTCGACTGCTTTATTGAAAATCCAGAAGTTCCTAAGAAATGCAAAGTTCGAAG ACATTCTTGGTCTGGCCCAGGAAGAAGTCTCTACTTCTCTTGCAGAGGAGAAAAGGAAATGCTGTTCTTTGATTTTGCTAGGGATCATTGAAGTGGTATTAAATACTATTGCTAATGAGTTGGAAAAAGCAGCAGATGCAGCTAAGGGTGCTCTTGAAAAGGAACTAATTGAATATATTGTTCTTCATGACGCACTGGAAAAGGATTCAGGTGTGTCGAGACAGAGTAATGCTAGAAAAGTGAATGTCCGGGCTTCTGCTCATGGGACACCAGCCACTATCCCTGATTCATGCAACAGCAACATCACTCAAGAGCGAATTCCTTTTCTGGCAACTTCAAGCATCTTCAAGCTACTGCAAACGGTATTGCAACTATACCATACTGAATGCTCTAACAGTACTGCAACTTCCCAAAAACATAGCCAGTCTTCCTCAGCCGAGACATTAAAACGTTGTTCTAAgattatttcttttgtcttgGAAACTAcctttcatcaaataaaatcttcCCCTGTTGTTGGAAAGGAAGATCCATTAAAGACGTTGATTTATGGGGACATGAAGGTTCTGGGTCCTCCGTTgctgaaattgatttttttgctAAAATCTAGGCCAAAGTCTACAACAGATCAGAAAAGAAAGGAGAGTAAAGTAAGAAAAGATGTCGAAGAACATCTCTGTCTAGCCTTGATTTGCTTGAGAGACCTGATCACAATTAGTTTACAGAATTCACAGTTGACTGGCTTGCTTGAAGATTTGTTGTCAGTTTCCAAACTTGAATATGCTTTGGATTATGAGAGTGATGAGTCCTCCAGGCTTGATGATCTAAATGTAAGAAGCAAAGAATTGTTCATTGAAAAACTTTTGAAGCCACTAGTATCAGAGCTCCTTCTACTTTCATTTTTCCGTGAAGTTGAG ATTCTCTGTGATATCATAGTGATGATTGGCAATGAATTGCCTTGCAAATGGAAGAATTCTCATGGAACCTGGGCCGAGGGTTTCTGCAAAAGCAATAGCATCACGAATGCCAATGTAGTGAAAAGTGTGGTTAAGCTTGCCATTTGCTTAAGTTCACCTCCAAATGATTTATTTGTGGCCCAGTCCTTGGCCCAGGAGCTGTTGAAGGTCACTGGATCAGGAAGCAGCGATTCATTAGAGGTGTCTGAATTATACCCTCTCATAAACCATTCAACGAGTACTACTATTTTGTCTTGTATACTGCAATTAACTGAAGAAGTTGTAAGTGATATGGATTGGGCCATTAAAAAGGTGAAGACATTCTCTCTAGTTACCCAAAAAGGCATTCATGTCAATCACGACGAAGACCACGTTTCAGGACTAGGATTTGAGGAAAATCTTTACTCAAGGACTGAAGCACTTGTCAAAGTGttatcttcttttgttttgatgAGCCTTAAGG ACCCTCAAGCAGAGCATTTTCTCAGATTGGCTACGAGGCTTTACAAGCATTTAGCTCAGATGTCAAAGCTTAGGATAGCCCCCAAAGGTTGCAAGCAGCTTTTACCTAGTCTTGAGTTCCAGAGGCTTGTAGAACTAACTTGCAAGCAGCTCACAGTCCCTCTATACAACTTTGTGGCGGAGATGCAGAGG GGTCAACTAGAAAATGCTAGTAGTAAAGGTATACTGAACAAGATTAAAAGGGAGAATAAATGCATCCCAGACCTGATCTTCCAGATTGAAGACTATGAAAAATATCTGATCCAGCTCAGCAAGGTGAGCAAAATCAATTTGTTGAGGCATGCCAAGCGTAGCACTTCACGGGATTTCAAAATATTGGACACTGTCGGGGAGGGAGATGCTTCAAACAATGAAGCTAATGATAACGAGGCTGCTGAGGCGGGTGATAATTCAAGTGAGGACTCAAAAGATGATGAAAATGCATCCGAAAGGGTTTTATCTCCTATGGCTGATGACTCCCTGGGTGCCGCAGATTCTGAATCCGATGGCCAAAATGaacatgaaaatgaaaatgctgCTTTCATCGTGAAAAGATTGAAGAGGAGTAACCAGTAA
- the LOC102608856 gene encoding uncharacterized protein LOC102608856 isoform X2, which produces MTTAAAASPPLTDADIIRLAAQKNHQTDVVSLPEYLLSPQSHETLISFLHSRASSQSPSQAISEYTCSLLSLISLSHHTPSLSSLLSSLLSAYTHLFTSLKIPRDSNSVKTIRFFNTLLSDVPVNEIKIILDLILSDMKQVVNLDDAQMLDLLPKCFDLLRESEKGGDYVNLVFDRLLDCDWSKGLLLKLVSIVRELGFFDKRRCSEFLMKVFEGMKIVDLQDLPTLVYQLLVLASRGFNKREVIEGIVVFFGSKMGSKVTSIVRQVEGTVLLHVNFAVKQDPSLGQEVMGLVKLDLRAFNHFAVAVLLSVARIRKFSESAMGILKTALLTAYRDYKFSKDCMWLPNDSKDEFLQSVKVVEKAVLRAVNESNYGREHVVPSIVQFGFILLESVEEGSLKEHCQSNGLLGIEKLGIQILKTLFEVHDMARSEIVEQCKFRVLSLKPEQSMSVIRLIGNLVQNYPYPMLEHVSRLKELLDYFTFMHGKVATYLVTALLPLINFSRDLQDYTILVVRKAMFRREDAVRHAATNAIIDLIMAEKQSKTDGSLSLQDSSSQASCSQQEIPRSTHGGLFQELSALLQRCLYQQAKVKEVMYQGLVKLVLVDPSAGGPIFDFLLPHFLRFFREDSDVQLGVNLCIKVENGRAFIDEPLDCLLYCVSLILVLQSHGKSHPSDSARTCFGFSLSQDNEEGKNSSAESFSTALLKIQKFLRNAKFEDILGLAQEEVSTSLAEEKRKCCSLILLGIIEVVLNTIANELEKAADAAKGALEKELIEYIVLHDALEKDSGVSRQSNARKVNVRASAHGTPATIPDSCNSNITQERIPFLATSSIFKLLQTVLQLYHTECSNSTATSQKHSQSSSAETLKRCSKIISFVLETTFHQIKSSPVVGKEDPLKTLIYGDMKVLGPPLLKLIFLLKSRPKSTTDQKRKESKVRKDVEEHLCLALICLRDLITISLQNSQLTGLLEDLLSVSKLEYALDYESDESSRLDDLNVRSKELFIEKLLKPLVSELLLLSFFREVEILCDIIVMIGNELPCKWKNSHGTWAEGFCKSNSITNANVVKSVVKLAICLSSPPNDLFVAQSLAQELLKVTGSGSSDSLEVSELYPLINHSTSTTILSCILQLTEEVVSDMDWAIKKVKTFSLVTQKGIHVNHDEDHVSGLGFEENLYSRTEALVKVLSSFVLMSLKDWLRGFTSI; this is translated from the exons ATGACCACCGCTGCAGCAGCATCTCCGCCGCTGACGGACGCGGACATAATCCGCCTGGCGGCGCAAAAAAACCACCAAACCGATGTGGTTTCATTGCCTGAATACCTCCTCTCTCCACAATCCCACGAAACCCTGATTTCATTTCTCCACTCTCGCGCGTCTTCTCAGTCACCTTCTCAGGCAATCTCCGAATACACAtgttctcttctctctctaatctctctctctcatcacACTCCCTCCCTTTCCTCTCTCTTATCTTCACTTCTTTCAGCTTACACCCACCTCTTCACATCGCTCAAAATCCCACGCGACTCCAATTCTGTCAAAACAATTCGTTTCTTTAACACCCTCTTGAGTGACGTCCCAGTTAacgaaattaaaataattttagactTAATCTTATCGGATATGAAACAAGTTGTGAATTTGGATGATGCCCAGATGCTTGATTTATTGCCCAAGTGCTTTGATTTGCtgagagagagtgagaaaGGCGGGGATTATGTGAATTTAGTGTTCGATCGTCTTCTTGATTGCGATTGGTCAAAAGGTTTGTTGCTGAAATTGGTTTCGATTGTGAGGGAATTGGGGTTTTTTGATAAGAGGAGGTGTAGTGAGTTTTTGATGAAGGTGTTTGAGGGAATGAAGATTGTGGACTTGCAAGACTTGCCTACGCTTGTGTACCAGTTGTTAGTTTTGGCATCGAGAGGGTTTAATAAGAGGGAAGTTATTGAAGGGATTGTGGTGTTTTTTGGATCGAAAATGGGTTCGAAAGTTACTTCAATTGTTAGGCAAGTTGAAGGGACTGTGTTGCTTCATGTGAATTTCGCAGTGAAGCAGGATCCTTCATTGGGACAAGAGGTTATGGGGCTTGTGAAGTTGGATCTTCGAGCTTTTAATCATTTTGCAGTTGCTGTGTTGTTGTCGGTTGCAAGGATTAGGAAGTTCAGTGAGAGTGCTATGGGGATTTTGAAAACAGCTCTGCTTACAGCTTATCGAGATTACAAGTTTTCCAA AGATTGCATGTGGCTACCCAATGATTCCAAGGATGAATTTCTGCAGAGTGTCAAAGTAGTGGAGAAGGCTGTCTTAAGAGCt GTAAATGAGAGTAACTATGGAAGGGAGCATGTTGTGCCTAGCATTGTTCAGTTTGGTTTTATATTGCTAGAGTCAGTGGAAGAGGGAAGCCTTAAAGAGCACTGTCAATCAAATGGTCTGCTGGGCATTGAAAAGCTTGGTATTCAGATATTGAAAACTCTATTTGAGGTGCATGATATGGCTAGGAGTGAG ATTGTTGAGCAATGCAAATTTCGTGTCCTTTCTTTAAAGCCAGAACAGAGCATGTCAGTCATAAG ACTGATAGGCAATCTGgttcaaaattatccttaccCGATGTTGGAACATGTTTCTCGTCTGAAGGAATTGTTGGATTATTTCACTTTCATGCATGGCAAGGTTGCCACTTACCTTGTTACTGCACTTTTGCCTCTCATCAATTTCAGCCGTGATCTTCAG GATTATACCATTTTGGTTGTGCGGAAGGCCATGTTTAGACGAGAAGATGCAGTTCGACATGCAGCAACAAATGCCATTATTGATCTCATAATGGCAGAAAAACAATCCAAGACGGATGGCTCATTGTCTCTTCAAGATTCATCAAGCCAAGCCAGTTGCAGCCAGCAAGAGATACCTCGCAGCACTCACGGGGGTCTCTTTCAAGAGTTGAGTGCCTTGCTGCAGAGATGTCTTTATCAGCAG GCAAAAGTCAAGGAAGTGATGTATCAAGGGCTTGTGAAGCTTGTCTTGGTGGATCCATCAGCTGGTGGGCCCATCTTTGATTTTCTCTTGCCTCATTTCCTCCGTTTTTTCAGGGAG GATTCAGATGTTCAGCTTGGGGTCAATCTTTGtattaaagtagaaaatgGAAGAGCTTTTATTGATGAGCCTTTAGATTGTCTTCTGTATTGTGTCTCTTTGATTTTAGTCCTCCAGTCACATGGCAAAAGTCATCCCTCAGACTCTGCACGGACTTGTTTTGGTTTCTCCCTTTCGCAAGACAATGag GAGGGAAAAAATTCATCTGCTGAATCATTTTCGACTGCTTTATTGAAAATCCAGAAGTTCCTAAGAAATGCAAAGTTCGAAG ACATTCTTGGTCTGGCCCAGGAAGAAGTCTCTACTTCTCTTGCAGAGGAGAAAAGGAAATGCTGTTCTTTGATTTTGCTAGGGATCATTGAAGTGGTATTAAATACTATTGCTAATGAGTTGGAAAAAGCAGCAGATGCAGCTAAGGGTGCTCTTGAAAAGGAACTAATTGAATATATTGTTCTTCATGACGCACTGGAAAAGGATTCAGGTGTGTCGAGACAGAGTAATGCTAGAAAAGTGAATGTCCGGGCTTCTGCTCATGGGACACCAGCCACTATCCCTGATTCATGCAACAGCAACATCACTCAAGAGCGAATTCCTTTTCTGGCAACTTCAAGCATCTTCAAGCTACTGCAAACGGTATTGCAACTATACCATACTGAATGCTCTAACAGTACTGCAACTTCCCAAAAACATAGCCAGTCTTCCTCAGCCGAGACATTAAAACGTTGTTCTAAgattatttcttttgtcttgGAAACTAcctttcatcaaataaaatcttcCCCTGTTGTTGGAAAGGAAGATCCATTAAAGACGTTGATTTATGGGGACATGAAGGTTCTGGGTCCTCCGTTgctgaaattgatttttttgctAAAATCTAGGCCAAAGTCTACAACAGATCAGAAAAGAAAGGAGAGTAAAGTAAGAAAAGATGTCGAAGAACATCTCTGTCTAGCCTTGATTTGCTTGAGAGACCTGATCACAATTAGTTTACAGAATTCACAGTTGACTGGCTTGCTTGAAGATTTGTTGTCAGTTTCCAAACTTGAATATGCTTTGGATTATGAGAGTGATGAGTCCTCCAGGCTTGATGATCTAAATGTAAGAAGCAAAGAATTGTTCATTGAAAAACTTTTGAAGCCACTAGTATCAGAGCTCCTTCTACTTTCATTTTTCCGTGAAGTTGAG ATTCTCTGTGATATCATAGTGATGATTGGCAATGAATTGCCTTGCAAATGGAAGAATTCTCATGGAACCTGGGCCGAGGGTTTCTGCAAAAGCAATAGCATCACGAATGCCAATGTAGTGAAAAGTGTGGTTAAGCTTGCCATTTGCTTAAGTTCACCTCCAAATGATTTATTTGTGGCCCAGTCCTTGGCCCAGGAGCTGTTGAAGGTCACTGGATCAGGAAGCAGCGATTCATTAGAGGTGTCTGAATTATACCCTCTCATAAACCATTCAACGAGTACTACTATTTTGTCTTGTATACTGCAATTAACTGAAGAAGTTGTAAGTGATATGGATTGGGCCATTAAAAAGGTGAAGACATTCTCTCTAGTTACCCAAAAAGGCATTCATGTCAATCACGACGAAGACCACGTTTCAGGACTAGGATTTGAGGAAAATCTTTACTCAAGGACTGAAGCACTTGTCAAAGTGttatcttcttttgttttgatgAGCCTTAAGG ATTGGCTACGAGGCTTTACAAGCATTTAG
- the LOC102608564 gene encoding uncharacterized protein LOC102608564, with amino-acid sequence MSEETKKSVTGALVVKPNSDDRKPTVAVSQSGKRIIIKSADMKEDLQKEAVDIAIAAFEKNSVEKDVAERIKKDFDKKHGPTWHCIVGSNFGSYVTHETNHFVYFYLDQKAVLLFKSG; translated from the exons ATGAGTGAAGAAACTAAGAAGAGCGTCACTGGAGCTCTGGTCGTGAAACCCAACTCCGACGACCGGAAACCGACTGTGGCAGTGTCCCAATCTGGAAAACGAATCATTATTAAGAGCGCCGACATGAAAGAGGACCTGCAAAAGGAGGCTGTTGATATTGCTATTGCA GCATTTGAGAAGAACAGTGTAGAGAAAGATGTAGCTGAGAGGATAAAGAAGGATTTTGATAAGAAGCATGGACCTACTTGGCACTGTATTGTCGGTAGCAATTTTG GTTCATATGTGACTCACGAAACAAACCACTTTGTTTATTTCTATTTGGATCAGAAAGCAGTTTTGCTATTCAAATCCGGTTAG
- the LOC102608273 gene encoding FCS-Like Zinc finger 15 — protein sequence MVGLSIVLENQKHGGFNKKSPQVINKATMIINNKPSFSSASSSDAANSHSTFPVPTFLQHCFLCKQTLLPGKDIYMYKGDRAFCSVECRCRQIFMDEEESLKKENCSFAAMNPRSTSSAASASSSRHRKGTRNRAGGFVY from the exons ATGGTGGGGCTAAGTATAGTTTTGGAAAACCAAAAGCATGGTGGTTTTAACAAGAAAAGCCCTCAAGTTATTAACAAAGCCACTATGATTATTAACAACAAgccttcattttcttctgcATCATCATCAGACGCTGCAAATTCTCACTCAACTTTCCCAGTTCCCACTTTTCTTCAGCATTGCTTTCTTTGCAAACAAACCCTTTTGCCTGGCAAAGACATTTACATGTAcaa AGGGGATAGAGCTTTTTGTAGCGTGGAGTGCAGGTGCAGGCAAATATTCATGGACGAAGAAGAGAGCTTAAAGAAAGAGAACTGTTCGTTTGCTGCTATGAATCCCAGAAGCACTTCATCTGCTGCTTCTGCTTCTTCTTCCCGCCACCGTAAAGGAACCAGAAACCGAGCTGGTGGCTTCGTCTACTGA